In one Mastacembelus armatus chromosome 19, fMasArm1.2, whole genome shotgun sequence genomic region, the following are encoded:
- the ndufb8 gene encoding NADH dehydrogenase [ubiquinone] 1 beta subcomplex subunit 8, mitochondrial, giving the protein MAGVGFRRWVEALSKGKRSGISALLSGCRSASGMTKDSLPGPYPKTPEERAAAAKKYNLRVEDYEPYPDNGEGFGDYPKLPDTSQQERTPWYQWDHPDLRRNWGEPMHWDFDMYTRNRVDTTPSPVSWSSMCKQLFGFIGFMLFMFYIGEKFPAYQAIGPKQYPYNNLYVEKGGDPEKQPEEVKHYEI; this is encoded by the exons ATGGCTGGTGTCGGTTTCCGACGGTGGGTTGAAGCGCTCTCTAAAGGGAAACGGTCTGGCATTTCAGCCCTTCTTTCGGGATGTAGATCGG CCTCTGGCATGACAAAGGATAGTCTACCTGGTCCATACCCGAAGACCCCAGAGgagagagctgcagctgcaaagaAGTATAACCTGAGGGTTGAGGATTATGAGCCATATCCCGACAACGGCGAGGG cttcGGCGACTATCCAAAGCTACCAGACACATCTCAGCAAGAGAGAACCCCTTGGTACCAGTGGGACCACCCTGACCTGAGGAGGAACTGGGGAGAGCCA ATGCACTGGGATTTTGACATGTACACCAGGAACCGTGTGGATACAACTCCTAGCCCTGTGTCCTGGTCTTCTATGTGCAAACAGCTGTTTGGTTTCATTGGGTTCATGCTGTTTATGTTCTATATTGGAGAAAAGTTCCCAGCCTATCAAGCTATT GGACCGAAACAGTATCCCTACAACAACCTGTATGTGGAGAAAGGAGGAGATCCTGAAAAACAACCAGAGGAAGTCAAACATTATGAAATCTAA